The genomic segment ACGAGGCCGACCGCCTGAAAGCTCCCTCGGTCGGCCAGCTTGGTCGGGACCGACGGGTTTACGTCGACACAGACAGTGGGAACGGTTGCCGGCAGAAGATTGCCCGTCGCCACGGAGTGGAGTGTCGAGGCGACAAGGAGAGCCAGCCCAACGCCAGGGATCAAGGCGCGCATCGCGCGTTGTGCCAGAACGGAATCCGTGATCACTCCGGGCAATGGCCCATCGTCACGAATCGTTCCGGACATGACCACCGAGACGCCTTGGCGGACACAGGCTGCCATGATTCCTTGCTTGATCATTCCCGACGTGACCGCCGTCTCAATACTTCCAATCGTCCGAATGCGGTTGATGGTCCGCAAATGATGTTCATGGCCATGTGGGACTGCGCGCCCTGCTGTGAGTCCGTAGCCGAGTGATGTGCCGAACAGATCAGCTTCCATGTCATGTGCAGCCAGCGCATTCCCACAAAACAGGATATGAATAAACCCCTGTTCGATCAGCCAGGTCAGCGCCTCTCGCCCACCGGCATGAATGATGGCTGGTCCACCGGCCAGCAAGACGTGTGAGTCGCTCTGCCGCTCTCTGTGTCGCTCTCTCATTTGACGCATTCGAGTCGCGACGTCGGCGATGATATGAGCATGGGGCCGTTCAGCCGAGACCTGAGACTCCATGAACCCAAAGACGTCTCGTTCGCGTGGCCGCTGGAGGGGAATGACACGCACCCCCTCTCGACCGATCACGATGTGATCCCCACGACGAACTTCGTTCATCGGCACGGCCTGGGCGGCGGAGCCAGCCTCATTGACCACGATCGCGAGATCCATTTCGATTCGATCCACGTCTAGCCATCGACCGTTGAGCCGGATCTGGGTGGGGAGGTGTGTCGTGGCATAGAAGTCATCGGGTAACACCCCGTCGGCAGGCGCACAGTCGGTGCGGCAGTCGGCCTCACGTTCGATCGAGGCGCCGTGTGGCTGAATCGCCTTCAAAATGTCGTCTAGAAGCGTTCTTGAAGCAGTTTGGATCCGGATACGGGCATGAGACGCTTCTTCCCTTGTCTTGCCGATGTGCACGTCCTCCAGGTCGAAGGTTCCTCCCATCATCAGGATGAGATCGAGCACCTTAGCGAGTACGAGAGAGTCGATGATGTGTCCTTGAAGACACACGCGTTCTTGGTAGTGGTTCACAGCCGCCCTCAGTGGATGTGACCATATAGTACCACCCGCTATGCCAGGGGAAAGAAAATGAGAGGAACTAAGCGTTCGCGGGGGATATTTTCATCAGTTCTCGGAGTACGCTCGTGGCATAGGCGCCGGGAGGGAGGCTGAAAGAGAGGGTAAGGACATCACCGCTGAGTGACCATTCAAGTTCAGTGAGGGGGATGCGGAGCGCTCTGCGTTCGCCACGGAATCCACAAGCTTTCGCGGCGGCGACGAGACTCTCTTTACTTGTGCCTGCTTCGGCAATGACAGCTTCTTCGATTCCACCAGGCTCGCCACTCGCCCAGGACACGCGTGAGCCGAAGAGGATGCCGGTCGGACTGATCTCAAAACGATCTGCGCGAGGCTGTTCGCTTTCAGCATTCTCAACTTGAAAACAGGCGCCATTCTCCAGTTTTGTCGCCCAATCACCGACGAATAGGCGATCGATCTGATCGATGCGCCGGGCGAGGATGCGATTGAATAAAAACGACTGATAGGTGTTGAGGTACCAGATGCGCTGGGACCGATTCATCCTTTCTCGCCGCCGCGCATCGTGGAGGAGTGCGGCGCCAACTTCGTAGTTATCGCCCTTCTTCCCTTGTCGCTGAGGGCCAAAGTAGTTGGGCACGCCGCGTGCGCTGAGTTGTTGAAGAACAGCCTGCACGGTTTCAGCCGCGTGATCCGCGACATTGCGGATGACTAAACGGAAGTGATTGCCAGAGTGATGACCGGTTCGTAAGCGATTACGATGGCGCCCGAGGATCTGAAGGCTTAGAACCATGTCATCGATCTTCAGGGCCGACACCTGTTCCATCGTGACTCCTTGCAGCGACACCATCTGAGTGGTGACGGCTCGTGAATCTTTTAATCCGGCGACCCCGATGGCTTGAGCTCTCACACCCAATGTAGAGGAAAGTTGGCGAACAAGATCCGGCGTGGAGAGGCCTCGCTTAGTGATCGTGATGTACAGATGTTCACCTTCCCCGCAAGGAAGGTAGAGCGGCCGTTCCTCGACCTGAAAGTCTTCGGGCACGGCGCGGATTTGTCCACCGATTCCAGGCACGTTGCTAGTGAGGAAGGGCTCGATTGGTTGCGTCACAGGTATTCCTTCGTTGGGCTGACGATGAATAGCCCAAATGTGTTGTCGAATCTGGTGAAACGTAAGCCCATGGTATACTTTTCTGGTCCATGTGGAAACGATCAGATAAGAGACAGGTTATGGAATGAGCCGGCGGCGGGCGGTGTCATGGCCTGATCGCGCGCGAGCCTCTATTGGCTACTGTCTCGGCTATCCCCTCTACCAACTATTCAGTCTCATCCCCGACTGGGAATTTGGCCTTGCAGAGCATGAGGTGACGCGGTACACGCAGGCGCATAGTGTTCTGGCTGGTCGTGCCGTCCATATCACCGACCTGCATATTGACCGATATTGCCCACGTCACGATCGCATCGTCGACACCGTGAGGGAGCTTCATCCTGATTGGATTTTCATCACCGGGGACTTGCTCAACGTTCCCGAAGGACTTCCTCATCTCTTTCGCTTTCTCGAACAGCTTCGCGTCATAGCCCCTATCTACATGACGTTGGGCAATCATGACCACTATAGCGGTGTACCGGTGGCACAATATGCCGAACTGGCCGATCGGCACAAGATCACGCTGCTGGTGAATCAAAGCGCCATCGTGTCAACAGGAAAGGGAGAACTCGCGATTGTTGGCGTCGATGACCCATCGCTTCATCGCGCGGATCTTCGATGTGTCCCGCCTCGCGCCGCGTCACGCTGTACCGTGCTGCTCGCCCATGCCCCCAACATCCTCGACTATGTGGAAGATCATCATGCCATTGACCTAATCCTCTGCGGACACAGCCATGGCGGGCAATGGCGGGTGCCGGGCATACCCACCTTCTGGCTTCCTCCTGGCTGTAATGGCCGCGTGGCAGGCTGGCACGAATCAGGCCCACAT from the Nitrospira sp. genome contains:
- a CDS encoding TIGR00300 family protein, coding for MNHYQERVCLQGHIIDSLVLAKVLDLILMMGGTFDLEDVHIGKTREEASHARIRIQTASRTLLDDILKAIQPHGASIEREADCRTDCAPADGVLPDDFYATTHLPTQIRLNGRWLDVDRIEMDLAIVVNEAGSAAQAVPMNEVRRGDHIVIGREGVRVIPLQRPRERDVFGFMESQVSAERPHAHIIADVATRMRQMRERHRERQSDSHVLLAGGPAIIHAGGREALTWLIEQGFIHILFCGNALAAHDMEADLFGTSLGYGLTAGRAVPHGHEHHLRTINRIRTIGSIETAVTSGMIKQGIMAACVRQGVSVVMSGTIRDDGPLPGVITDSVLAQRAMRALIPGVGLALLVASTLHSVATGNLLPATVPTVCVDVNPSVPTKLADRGSFQAVGLVMDAASFLSELARLLGKST
- a CDS encoding tRNA pseudouridine(13) synthase TruD — its product is MTQPIEPFLTSNVPGIGGQIRAVPEDFQVEERPLYLPCGEGEHLYITITKRGLSTPDLVRQLSSTLGVRAQAIGVAGLKDSRAVTTQMVSLQGVTMEQVSALKIDDMVLSLQILGRHRNRLRTGHHSGNHFRLVIRNVADHAAETVQAVLQQLSARGVPNYFGPQRQGKKGDNYEVGAALLHDARRRERMNRSQRIWYLNTYQSFLFNRILARRIDQIDRLFVGDWATKLENGACFQVENAESEQPRADRFEISPTGILFGSRVSWASGEPGGIEEAVIAEAGTSKESLVAAAKACGFRGERRALRIPLTELEWSLSGDVLTLSFSLPPGAYATSVLRELMKISPANA